Proteins encoded in a region of the Mycoplasma mobile 163K genome:
- a CDS encoding YitT family protein, with protein MKLNLKSKKTLSIKKRLSSDEKNIWVIIKNKKFSIFMLLISSLIFVLGVNLFLTTAGTISTGLSAIPLLIIFSFPSVDLGQYFALILFGLNIPLIIIFWKKIKRSFFVLTIIWSLFQIVWNFILAIPVINNFLIDNTVGKMAPNFIASADKTQDTWAVLVFAFVGALLIGFSIAIAWRNGASSGGTDIIAYYFSTKRKISASTPLLIISLSISFISIIILVILSVANPDPNPNAVKRDFFGIRTLGTILYIIVSSSLLGALYPKYSKIQLTIHSEKYEDILQLFKKINYWHGYTISDIEGGYTNKKGKKIETVILLLEVNRIKNLIQEVDPKVWISIKKVKDSVGTFNSSEVE; from the coding sequence ATGAAATTAAATCTAAAATCTAAAAAAACTCTCTCTATAAAAAAAAGACTTTCTTCTGACGAAAAGAATATTTGAGTTATTATAAAAAATAAAAAATTTTCAATATTTATGCTTTTGATTTCATCTCTTATTTTTGTTTTAGGGGTAAATTTATTTCTAACAACAGCTGGTACAATTTCAACTGGATTATCTGCTATTCCATTATTGATTATTTTTTCTTTTCCTAGTGTTGATTTAGGACAATATTTTGCTTTGATTTTATTTGGTTTAAATATACCTCTTATTATTATTTTTTGAAAAAAAATAAAGAGAAGTTTTTTTGTTTTAACAATTATTTGATCACTATTTCAAATAGTATGAAATTTTATTTTAGCTATTCCTGTTATAAATAATTTTTTGATTGATAACACAGTAGGCAAAATGGCTCCTAATTTTATTGCAAGTGCAGATAAAACACAAGATACTTGAGCTGTTTTAGTGTTTGCTTTTGTAGGTGCTTTATTAATTGGGTTTTCAATTGCGATTGCATGAAGAAATGGAGCAAGTTCAGGAGGAACAGATATTATTGCTTATTATTTTTCTACAAAAAGAAAAATAAGCGCTTCTACTCCGCTATTAATAATTTCTTTAAGCATTTCTTTTATTTCTATCATAATTTTAGTAATCCTATCGGTTGCAAATCCAGATCCAAATCCTAATGCCGTAAAAAGAGATTTTTTTGGAATTAGAACTTTAGGAACAATTCTTTATATTATTGTTTCTTCTTCGCTTTTAGGAGCATTATATCCTAAATATAGCAAAATTCAACTTACAATTCACTCTGAAAAATATGAAGACATTTTGCAGCTTTTCAAAAAAATTAATTATTGACATGGATATACAATTTCTGATATTGAAGGTGGCTACACTAATAAAAAAGGTAAGAAAATAGAAACTGTTATTCTTCTTTTAGAAGTGAACAGAATTAAAAATTTAATTCAAGAAGTTGATCCTAAAGTTTGAATCAGTATCAAAAAAGTAAAAGATAGTGTTGGTACATTTAACTCTTCGGAAGTAGAATAA